The following proteins are encoded in a genomic region of Enterocloster clostridioformis:
- a CDS encoding TolC family protein: MKNRSHVKGSSRRRENRKKTVMVLLTMVLCLSGTGVRTSYASQEASQAAVPDASQDISPATTGNATGTTIIEYGNLRELLKQGNLSLKESIEDYEDNINAYQEIWDTLKREQDNMEDKAEEMGGEDSQTAGIYSSNAAMLKSSASRIYSQLDTMTSEKSTRSLEKSADTFTMTAQTLMNSYNQMVQNVEYQEKRVESLQAAFEAMVRKQAAGTATQARLKEAKKSLDTAGNSLESLRLQAGELRRQLLTMLGIEDSSQVVIGAIPEPDMAAIEAVDYESDKNRAMGNDKNVQNARHTPASSTTEINIRFRLADEAEGTKEAAFLASYQNLQASKTAYEAALTAFQSARLTYEGLQRKQQAGLLTSTEYLEGQAAYLEKKAAKETASMNLAAAYESYCWDVKGISQT; this comes from the coding sequence ATGAAAAACCGCAGTCATGTAAAGGGAAGCAGCAGGAGGCGTGAGAACAGAAAAAAGACTGTCATGGTCCTTTTGACAATGGTACTGTGCCTGTCGGGAACCGGCGTCCGGACTTCCTATGCATCCCAGGAAGCATCCCAGGCCGCTGTCCCGGATGCGTCTCAGGACATATCCCCGGCAACCACAGGGAACGCAACGGGCACCACAATCATTGAATACGGCAATCTGAGGGAACTGCTGAAACAGGGAAATCTGTCTTTAAAAGAGAGCATAGAGGACTACGAGGACAATATAAACGCCTATCAGGAAATATGGGATACCCTTAAGCGGGAGCAGGACAACATGGAGGATAAGGCGGAGGAAATGGGCGGTGAGGACAGCCAGACAGCCGGGATCTATTCCTCCAATGCAGCCATGTTAAAATCCTCGGCCAGCCGCATATACAGCCAGCTGGACACCATGACCAGCGAAAAGAGCACCCGCAGCCTGGAAAAGTCCGCGGACACCTTTACCATGACAGCCCAGACCCTGATGAATTCCTACAACCAGATGGTACAGAATGTGGAATACCAGGAAAAGCGGGTTGAGTCCTTACAGGCAGCCTTTGAGGCCATGGTGAGAAAGCAGGCAGCCGGTACCGCCACCCAGGCCCGGCTGAAGGAAGCAAAAAAAAGCCTGGACACTGCCGGAAATTCCCTGGAGTCCCTCAGGCTCCAGGCCGGGGAGCTGCGCCGTCAGCTGCTTACCATGCTGGGGATTGAGGACAGCAGCCAGGTGGTGATAGGAGCCATACCGGAGCCGGATATGGCAGCCATTGAAGCCGTTGATTATGAAAGCGATAAGAACAGAGCCATGGGAAATGACAAGAATGTGCAGAATGCCCGCCACACCCCGGCCAGCAGTACCACTGAAATCAATATCAGGTTCAGGCTGGCGGATGAGGCGGAGGGGACAAAGGAGGCAGCGTTTTTGGCTTCCTACCAGAACCTTCAGGCCAGTAAAACAGCCTATGAGGCGGCCCTCACTGCCTTCCAGAGCGCCCGGCTGACCTACGAAGGACTCCAGAGAAAGCAGCAGGCCGGACTGCTGACAAGCACGGAATACCTGGAGGGCCAGGCAGCCTATCTGGAGAAAAAGGCGGCAAAAGAAACCGCCTCCATGAACCTGGCGGCGGCCTATGAATCGTATTGCTGGGATGTGAAAGGAATCAGTCAGACGTGA
- a CDS encoding sensor histidine kinase — translation MKNPFSKLIHHYTYDMRLKTKLVISHIILVLLPTAVLSGFLYLRIYGIVMDDSIRSEQALSAQTVTSIENLISHVGHASDTITSAMLIQDLFQVPRAEANTMDISTSRMNSLFHLVQSITDHSMITDVKIYYDDSVYGDLMQYNKIGNALFNPVSSVSSSYWYGIYSTSDQARLLCPELYLTPDETEKNGKLAYITRIPYTHDGGAVSGIENASAYVALYLSRPAFDMVLRNDATVTDEAAFLVNERDVIVSASDMGLAGKYFIPRPDLRQRVGKEKTFSLVSYLDGSAYVAYFPIADTDWYMMSIIPALHIGDAGRALMMHFALIYLLFTALALYTAFRLSGSIADRIIGVALQMETVRTSPPQPMDVADTGCDEIGVLSDTYNYMTEEIITLMDSQKKASDELRMAEFRALQAQINPHFLYNTLDMINWLSQTGQSEKVTEAVQILSRFYKLTLSRRELMNSIEKDLEHVSLYVRLQNMRYDNCVAFVVDVPEEICEYTIPKLTFQPIVENAFLHGIMMKEEKKGSILLTGWPDGDDIVFIISDDGAGIPPETLDTLKDDVNAGTDSSASPRHTAFPGHIGVYNTNLRLKSLYGESYGLSFTSTLGKGTEVTVRIPARHITSD, via the coding sequence GGCTTCCTATACCTGCGCATTTACGGCATTGTCATGGATGACAGCATCCGCTCGGAGCAGGCCCTGTCCGCCCAGACCGTGACCTCCATTGAGAACCTCATTTCCCATGTGGGACACGCCTCTGATACCATCACCAGCGCCATGTTGATACAGGATCTCTTCCAGGTACCCAGAGCAGAAGCCAATACCATGGATATCTCCACCTCCCGGATGAACAGCCTGTTCCACCTGGTGCAGAGCATTACGGATCATTCCATGATTACAGATGTAAAGATTTATTATGATGACAGCGTATACGGAGACCTGATGCAGTACAACAAGATCGGGAATGCCCTGTTTAACCCGGTATCCTCAGTAAGCAGCAGCTACTGGTACGGCATCTACAGCACTTCGGATCAGGCCCGTCTGCTGTGCCCGGAACTGTACCTGACGCCGGACGAGACAGAGAAGAACGGAAAGCTGGCCTACATCACCCGAATTCCTTATACTCATGACGGCGGCGCTGTGTCCGGCATTGAAAATGCCTCTGCCTATGTGGCCCTGTATCTTTCCAGGCCGGCCTTTGACATGGTGCTGCGCAATGACGCCACGGTCACGGACGAGGCTGCCTTCCTGGTAAATGAGCGGGATGTGATCGTATCCGCCTCGGACATGGGCCTGGCCGGGAAATACTTCATTCCCCGCCCGGACCTGAGGCAGCGGGTGGGAAAGGAAAAGACGTTTTCCCTTGTCTCCTATCTGGACGGCTCTGCCTATGTGGCCTATTTTCCCATCGCGGACACGGACTGGTACATGATGTCCATTATCCCCGCCCTCCATATCGGAGATGCGGGCAGGGCGCTGATGATGCATTTTGCCCTGATTTACCTGCTGTTCACCGCCCTGGCCCTGTACACTGCCTTCCGCCTGTCCGGCTCCATTGCGGACCGCATCATAGGCGTGGCCCTGCAGATGGAGACTGTCCGCACCAGCCCGCCCCAGCCCATGGATGTGGCTGACACTGGCTGCGACGAGATTGGCGTGCTGTCCGATACCTACAACTACATGACAGAAGAAATCATCACCCTGATGGACAGCCAGAAAAAGGCTTCCGATGAACTCCGGATGGCGGAATTCCGCGCCCTGCAGGCCCAGATTAACCCGCATTTTCTCTATAATACCCTGGATATGATTAACTGGCTGTCCCAGACCGGGCAGAGCGAAAAGGTTACGGAAGCGGTCCAGATCCTGTCCCGCTTTTATAAGCTTACCCTGAGCCGCAGGGAGCTGATGAATTCCATTGAGAAGGATCTGGAGCATGTAAGCCTCTATGTCCGTCTCCAGAACATGCGTTATGACAATTGCGTGGCCTTTGTGGTGGATGTGCCGGAAGAAATCTGTGAGTACACGATCCCCAAGCTCACCTTCCAGCCCATTGTGGAAAATGCCTTCCTTCACGGCATCATGATGAAGGAAGAAAAAAAAGGCAGCATCCTGCTCACCGGCTGGCCAGATGGAGATGATATTGTATTCATCATCTCTGACGACGGGGCAGGCATACCGCCTGAAACACTTGATACATTAAAGGATGACGTGAATGCCGGTACCGACTCCTCCGCCAGCCCCAGGCACACTGCCTTTCCCGGCCACATCGGCGTCTATAATACCAACTTAAGGCTGAAGAGCCTGTACGGTGAATCCTACGGCCTCTCCTTCACCAGCACCTTGGGAAAGGGTACTGAGGTTACTGTCCGGATTCCGGCCAGACATATCACGTCTGACTGA